The Methanoculleus sp. SDB nucleotide sequence CAATACCGGGGGATGCACCCTGCCCCTCAATGAGAATGCCACCCCGGATATCCGCCTTTGCCATGGTGTTTTTTGCACCGACAATCGTTGTGATCGGTCGCGACTGCAGAATATAGATCGTGTCGCCCACGATACTCCATTCAACATCCTGGGGTACATCGTAGTGGCTCTCGGCGACACTCCCGAAACGGGCAAGTTCGGCAATCTCCGTATCGGAAAGGACCGGGATATCCTGTCGTTCTGCAGGTACCGGAACCTCTTTTGTTCCATGGTCCCCCTCGGGAAGAATTTCGATCAGTTTATTTGCAATGTACCGGTCCACAACACGCCCCGTCCGGTGATCGAAGACATACTTGTCAGGTGATACGCTGCCGGAGACGACTGCCTCGCCAAGACCCCAGGAACCTTCGATAATCGTCGTGGATTCACCGGTAACGGGGTGAGAACTGAACATTACTCCCGCCTTTTCCGATCGGACGAGCTGCTGAACCACAACGGCGATATCGACATTGCGATCTTCGAAGCCCTGCTTTGCACGGTAATAGATTGCTCGTGCACCGTAGAGGGACGCCCAGCATTTGTGGACGGCTTCAATAAGGGCTTTAGTGCCTTTAATATTGAGGAAGGTATCCTGCTGACCGGCAAAACTCGCATCGGGAAGATCTTCGGCGGTTGCACTTGAACGGACTGCAACCACAAGGGATTTGCCCATTTTCCTGTATGCAGCGATAATATCCTTTTCTATAGCCTGAGGCATTTTAACACTTAAAACAAGTTTTTTCGCCTCATATGCTGCCTTTTCAAGTTTATCGGGATCTTCCACATCAAGATTTAAGAGCCCCTGAAACAACCGCTCTTCAATACCGGTCTCGATGAGAAAACGGCGAAAAGCCTGTGCAGTCACAACAAATGCACCGGGTACGGGCAATCCAATCGAGGCCATTTCACCCAGTGAAGCCCCTTTTCCACCAACGGATGAAATATCATCTTTTTTTATCTCTTCGAGCCAGAGAATATTGGGCACTTCGGTCATTTGGTCGCACCACCTATTTAATCAACCCTTTGACTTATTACCCTATTTATTTTCCGTAAAACACAAACCATGAATAGGGATCACGCGGATTGAATATGGGGTGTACCAGTGAGTTATCGAGTTCTTGTCAGTGATGAACTGGCAGAGGAAGGCATTGAGATTCTCCGGGGATTCTGCGACGTCGACGTAAAGACGAATCTCACGGAAGATGAACTGATCGCAATTATCGGAAATTATGACGCTCTGCTTGTCCGGAGCGGAACGCAGGTGACTGCCGGGGTCATCGAAGCCGCGAATAATATGAAATTCATCGGCCGCGCCGGTGCGGGAGTCGATAATATCGATCTGGATGCCGCAACCCGCCGGGGTATCATTGTCGCAAATGCACCCTCCGGCAATACACTTGCCGCGTGCGAGCATACGCTTGCCATGATGGCATCACTTGCACGGAACATTCCTCGGGCGAACGCATCGCTGAAGCGGGGAGAGTGGAAGCGTTCGGGATTCATGGGTGTTGAATTAAACGAAAAAACCCTTGGTGTTGTTGGTTTCGGGCGTATCGGCCAGGAACTCGCCCGCCGCGCCCTCGCGCTGGACATGAAGGTAATCGCCTACGATCCCTATATCAATATTGAGAAGGCAAGACAACTCGGAGCAGAGGTTGTTTCCCTCGATGAGCTCTTCCCGGCTGCAGATTTCATCACGGTGCACACTCCGCTCGTAAAAGAGACACGACATCTCATCAATGCAAAGACGATTGCCGCCATGAAAGATGGTGTGCGGATCATCAACTGCGCACGCGGCGGCATCATCGATGAAGCAGCCCTGTACGATGCCATAAAGGCAGGTAAAGTCGCCGGTGCCGCACTGGATGTCTTTGAGGAGGAACCGCCGCACGGCTCTCCCCTTTTAACGCTCGAGCAGGTTGTCGTTACACCTCACCTCGGTGCAAGTACGGTTGAAGCGCAACAGAATGTTGCGGTTTCGGTTGCTAAACAGTGCATTGAAGTGCTGAAAGGCGGATCTGCAAAATTTGTTGTGAATGCACCGATGATACCCGTCGAATTGCAGGAGCGTATCGAACCCTATGCAACACTCGCCGGAAAAATGGGAAAACTCCTGATACAGCTTGCAGAGGGGAGGTTGAAAGCGGTTGATATCGAATATGGTGGAAAGGCAGCAGACTTCGGACAAAATATAAAATACATCACCCGCATTGCGCTCAAAGGGCTTCTCGATCCGATCCTGCAGGCACCGGTAAACATCGTCAATGCGGAATTCATTGCCCGGGAACGGGGCATCAAAGTAAGCGAATCAATCACCGGCGAGTCGCTCGGGTTCACCAGTCTCGTAACGATTACGG carries:
- a CDS encoding D-3-phosphoglycerate dehydrogenase (catalyzes the formation of 3-phosphonooxypyruvate from 3-phospho-D-glycerate in serine biosynthesis; can also reduce alpha ketoglutarate to form 2-hydroxyglutarate), giving the protein MSYRVLVSDELAEEGIEILRGFCDVDVKTNLTEDELIAIIGNYDALLVRSGTQVTAGVIEAANNMKFIGRAGAGVDNIDLDAATRRGIIVANAPSGNTLAACEHTLAMMASLARNIPRANASLKRGEWKRSGFMGVELNEKTLGVVGFGRIGQELARRALALDMKVIAYDPYINIEKARQLGAEVVSLDELFPAADFITVHTPLVKETRHLINAKTIAAMKDGVRIINCARGGIIDEAALYDAIKAGKVAGAALDVFEEEPPHGSPLLTLEQVVVTPHLGASTVEAQQNVAVSVAKQCIEVLKGGSAKFVVNAPMIPVELQERIEPYATLAGKMGKLLIQLAEGRLKAVDIEYGGKAADFGQNIKYITRIALKGLLDPILQAPVNIVNAEFIARERGIKVSESITGESLGFTSLVTITVTTDTMTETVSGNVSGPNKLRIVKIGDYMTDMTPGGHVVISRHHDVPGVIGRFATTLGRYNINIAGMQVGRNQPGQEAIMVLNVDSEVPAEAMEEIRTFEGVFTAKYAHI